One window from the genome of Sulfodiicoccus acidiphilus encodes:
- a CDS encoding MFS transporter codes for MSSKSPHATTTLAVLAGMLIIINYVETMVVPALPKIESDFNTTATTAAWITSAYLIVGAVVSPLFGKMGDRFGKKRMYLVSVGFYILAVGLAGLSPTIYFLIGARAIQGLGYAMFPIAISIVTDVFPREEIATAQGILSGAIGIGPALGLLVGAYVVQDLGWQWAFHTAFLLSLALFLVSAKMLKESGTRTKESVDYVGASLLMASMASLLVYLSDGPSVGWAVPSQLALLTLSLVTFGIFLPYEKRAKEPLMRLDLLKVRNVMVANVAGLISGVSMFLMFLGLTYYEQLPPPYGLGLDIVSSGLLMAPVSLTMIVMGPLVGRMVSNVGPKPVLTAGTLFGMLGFFLFIVNRATSLDIVLDSIMSALGLIFVIVPLVNMVATSLPPDVMTTGLGMNTLIRTLGSSAGPVVATVLMDSYQDPYVLMLGGKVVGVSFFPSPTAFNYIFVVGLVSMFMVLIVNIWTKNYTFSSRASKEIKETERAVIAH; via the coding sequence ATGTCCTCCAAGAGCCCTCACGCGACTACTACCTTGGCCGTACTTGCCGGAATGTTAATAATAATAAATTACGTGGAGACCATGGTCGTTCCGGCCCTCCCGAAGATAGAGAGCGACTTCAATACTACAGCCACTACGGCCGCGTGGATAACATCAGCTTATCTCATCGTGGGCGCCGTGGTATCGCCCCTCTTCGGGAAAATGGGGGACCGCTTCGGGAAGAAGAGGATGTACCTCGTGTCGGTGGGCTTCTACATTCTTGCGGTCGGATTAGCAGGCCTCTCCCCCACCATATATTTCCTCATAGGGGCTAGGGCCATTCAGGGACTTGGCTACGCTATGTTCCCGATCGCGATTTCCATAGTAACTGACGTCTTCCCTAGGGAAGAGATAGCCACGGCTCAGGGAATATTGAGCGGCGCTATCGGAATAGGCCCCGCTCTTGGACTTCTAGTGGGGGCCTACGTTGTCCAGGACCTAGGTTGGCAATGGGCCTTCCACACTGCCTTCCTCCTTTCCCTCGCTCTATTCCTAGTGTCGGCAAAGATGTTGAAGGAAAGTGGGACGAGGACGAAGGAGAGCGTAGATTACGTTGGAGCGTCACTCCTCATGGCCAGCATGGCATCGCTGCTGGTATACTTGAGCGACGGTCCATCGGTGGGGTGGGCAGTTCCCAGTCAGCTTGCCCTACTGACGCTCTCCTTAGTTACCTTTGGGATATTCCTGCCCTACGAGAAGAGGGCGAAGGAGCCCCTTATGAGGCTTGACCTCCTGAAGGTAAGGAACGTCATGGTTGCTAACGTGGCAGGTCTCATATCTGGAGTTTCGATGTTCCTAATGTTTTTGGGGCTCACATATTACGAGCAACTCCCTCCCCCTTATGGCCTGGGGTTAGATATCGTTTCCAGTGGACTCCTCATGGCCCCTGTTTCCCTGACCATGATAGTTATGGGACCCTTGGTGGGAAGGATGGTGTCCAACGTGGGTCCCAAACCAGTACTCACGGCCGGAACGCTCTTCGGCATGCTGGGATTTTTCCTTTTCATAGTTAACAGGGCAACTTCCCTTGACATAGTGTTGGACTCCATAATGTCCGCACTTGGGTTGATTTTCGTGATAGTGCCCCTGGTAAACATGGTGGCCACGTCCCTACCTCCAGACGTTATGACCACTGGTTTGGGCATGAACACGCTCATAAGGACACTGGGTAGTTCAGCGGGCCCCGTGGTCGCCACCGTCCTAATGGATTCATACCAAGATCCCTACGTTCTGATGTTGGGAGGTAAGGTGGTGGGAGTCTCTTTCTTCCCTTCCCCCACAGCTTTCAACTACATATTCGTAGTTGGGTTAGTGTCTATGTTTATGGTGTTGATAGTGAACATATGGACCAAGAACTACACCTTTTCTTCTAGGGCTAGCAAGGAGATCAAGGAGACTGAGAGGGCTGTTATAGCCCACTAG
- a CDS encoding SLC13 family permease — translation MRRTELVLLVLAASVTLLITRRVRYDVVGLITMLSLILLGLVNPERALENFGSTSVLLLVALMIVSGFLSESGLLEVLGEFVTSRVRSEKVAVGLILVATAFISGFVSDVALTLSFLPLVVYISSKLGRARSKYLIPLSYSAILGVGTR, via the coding sequence GTGAGACGGACGGAGCTCGTGCTATTGGTACTAGCGGCCTCAGTGACTTTGCTTATCACCAGGAGGGTGAGGTACGACGTTGTCGGCCTAATCACTATGCTTTCCTTGATTCTCCTTGGACTGGTAAATCCGGAAAGGGCCTTGGAGAACTTCGGTTCCACCTCGGTGCTACTGTTGGTGGCCCTTATGATAGTGAGCGGCTTCCTGAGCGAGTCAGGCCTGCTCGAGGTGTTAGGCGAGTTCGTCACCTCGCGCGTGAGGAGCGAAAAGGTGGCCGTAGGTTTGATACTTGTGGCCACCGCCTTCATCTCTGGGTTCGTGAGTGACGTGGCCCTTACGCTGAGTTTCCTTCCATTAGTAGTTTACATATCGTCTAAGCTCGGAAGGGCTAGGTCCAAGTACCTCATCCCGCTTTCCTACTCCGCCATCCTGGGGGTAGGTACACGATGA
- a CDS encoding metal-dependent transcriptional regulator, which produces MKLSEPLENYLKEIYELEESKGRAKVVDLISSFNISPGTISKALFRLEQMGMIDRGEGGMRLTEDGRRVAERLVRAHRLSERLLTDVLGVDWVRSHELAHRLEHIWPEDVLDRIDEVLGRPRTCPHGHPISGRAKMNGELLANAVTGPYRVSAILKEEEWILRGADKLGLRPESAISVKREGDLIYLMQEGRDILVPTELAKQILVRAERDERA; this is translated from the coding sequence TTGAAGCTCTCAGAGCCCTTAGAGAACTACTTGAAGGAAATATATGAACTAGAGGAGAGTAAGGGAAGGGCCAAGGTAGTGGACCTCATCTCCTCTTTCAACATCTCTCCAGGGACCATAAGTAAGGCGCTCTTTAGGTTAGAACAGATGGGAATGATAGATAGGGGGGAAGGAGGGATGAGATTAACAGAGGATGGAAGGAGGGTAGCAGAGAGGCTAGTGAGGGCACACAGACTTTCGGAGAGGCTGCTCACCGACGTACTCGGAGTGGACTGGGTTAGATCTCACGAGCTCGCTCACAGGTTGGAACACATATGGCCTGAGGATGTCCTCGACAGGATAGACGAAGTCCTCGGTAGGCCGAGGACCTGTCCACACGGACATCCCATCTCTGGGAGGGCTAAGATGAATGGAGAACTCCTTGCAAATGCAGTTACGGGGCCCTATCGCGTCTCGGCAATCCTCAAGGAGGAAGAGTGGATCCTTCGTGGGGCCGACAAGCTGGGACTGAGGCCTGAGAGCGCGATCTCGGTCAAGAGGGAGGGAGATCTCATTTATCTCATGCAGGAAGGAAGGGACATTCTGGTGCCCACGGAGTTAGCTAAACAGATCCTAGTTCGAGCTGAAAGGGATGAAAGGGCCTGA
- the fdhD gene encoding formate dehydrogenase accessory sulfurtransferase FdhD, protein MQRSTRRVRVLKLEDTDRWDDEEVVSEEPLKIVVNGKTTYMLSTPGEDEELVVGFLFTSGTISSMEDVHKIEKGRGEVRVEVRGTPPPRDFVNSACGMCGSPGILGSMVVEDEFKVEAKVLLSLPNKMKERQELFRSTGGLHAAALFDKKGKLLWISEDVGRHNAVDKLIGHFLILGEIPKGILQVSGRAGYEIIQKAGVAGFPVVSAISAPSSMAVEVAELLNIALVGFSRGSRLNVYTHPERIVY, encoded by the coding sequence GTGCAGCGGAGCACAAGGAGGGTAAGAGTCCTCAAACTGGAGGACACTGATCGCTGGGACGATGAGGAGGTAGTTTCAGAGGAGCCGCTCAAGATAGTTGTGAACGGAAAGACGACCTACATGTTGAGCACGCCAGGTGAGGACGAGGAATTAGTAGTGGGGTTTCTTTTCACGTCAGGGACCATCAGTTCGATGGAAGATGTTCATAAAATAGAAAAAGGGAGGGGAGAGGTGAGAGTGGAAGTCAGGGGAACCCCGCCACCTCGGGACTTCGTTAACTCGGCGTGTGGTATGTGTGGCTCGCCAGGGATCTTAGGTTCCATGGTGGTGGAGGACGAGTTCAAGGTGGAGGCCAAGGTCCTCCTCTCCCTCCCGAACAAGATGAAGGAGCGACAAGAACTCTTCAGATCGACTGGAGGACTTCACGCCGCGGCACTTTTCGATAAGAAAGGGAAGCTGCTCTGGATATCAGAGGATGTGGGGAGGCACAATGCCGTCGACAAGTTGATCGGTCACTTTCTCATTCTAGGTGAAATCCCTAAGGGAATACTCCAAGTGAGCGGGAGGGCAGGGTACGAGATAATCCAGAAGGCCGGAGTTGCTGGATTTCCTGTGGTCTCAGCAATTTCGGCACCCTCCAGCATGGCAGTTGAAGTGGCAGAGCTATTGAACATCGCCCTGGTGGGATTCTCTAGAGGAAGTAGACTCAACGTTTACACCCATCCAGAAAGGATTGTATACTAG
- a CDS encoding nucleoside-triphosphatase, whose protein sequence is MKLKTLLTGRPGVGKTTVILNVVQTMRGEAKFGGFLTPEVREKGRRVGFRIVDVLTGESVWLAREGGNSVGRYSLFQDAGELGLFAVRRALREADVLVLDEVGPMELKVPKLREAIVEALSSTMPVIGAVHRNVQLDVKYERIVVTENNRASLTSLLVARLREALGSRS, encoded by the coding sequence TTGAAGTTGAAGACGTTGCTAACTGGTAGGCCTGGTGTAGGAAAGACCACGGTGATCTTGAACGTAGTTCAGACAATGAGGGGAGAGGCCAAGTTCGGAGGTTTCCTAACCCCTGAAGTCAGGGAGAAGGGAAGGAGAGTGGGGTTCAGAATTGTGGACGTTCTAACAGGCGAGAGCGTGTGGTTAGCCAGAGAGGGGGGAAACTCCGTCGGAAGGTACTCCCTGTTCCAGGATGCTGGGGAACTCGGCCTCTTCGCTGTGAGGAGAGCCCTGAGAGAAGCCGACGTTCTAGTTCTAGACGAGGTCGGACCGATGGAGCTGAAGGTGCCCAAACTCAGGGAGGCCATAGTCGAGGCCCTCTCCTCCACTATGCCTGTGATAGGTGCGGTGCACAGAAATGTCCAGCTCGACGTTAAGTACGAGAGAATTGTGGTTACGGAAAATAATAGGGCCTCACTTACTTCCCTTCTCGTCGCGAGACTGAGGGAGGCCCTCGGCAGTAGATCCTAG
- a CDS encoding TrkA C-terminal domain-containing protein, with translation MIGTSPNVVLDQFWIEKFHSGLPLFQFAPIGLAEMLAGLTVVVLVVVRLMPSLSSTSLEEVKVGEYLVEVGVDRESDLVGKSLSQLERELGVKVDHVVGVPRLFRSYVSSGDVLVLRVPPEKLPIITSLKGVRLSPSVEVPQGVPTFEVLVPNGSRLVGRTVGELKLADTYRVYVLGTSVRGTVYRLSSSSIQPGTVLLVAGKEEDVARLANDTSLVP, from the coding sequence ATGATAGGAACCTCTCCTAACGTCGTGCTGGACCAGTTCTGGATAGAGAAGTTCCACTCCGGTCTACCACTCTTTCAGTTCGCCCCGATAGGCCTGGCGGAGATGCTCGCCGGTCTGACAGTCGTAGTACTGGTCGTGGTGAGGCTGATGCCTTCGCTGTCTTCCACCTCCTTGGAGGAGGTTAAGGTAGGGGAATACTTGGTGGAGGTTGGTGTAGACCGAGAAAGCGACTTAGTGGGGAAGAGCCTATCGCAATTGGAGAGGGAACTGGGAGTGAAGGTGGACCACGTGGTCGGGGTGCCCAGGCTCTTCAGGAGCTACGTCTCCTCTGGCGACGTGTTGGTGTTGAGAGTACCCCCAGAGAAGCTACCAATCATCACTTCCCTCAAGGGGGTGAGACTCTCGCCGTCGGTGGAGGTGCCTCAGGGAGTTCCCACTTTCGAGGTCCTTGTTCCTAATGGTTCTAGACTTGTCGGAAGGACGGTGGGTGAGCTCAAGCTAGCTGACACGTACAGGGTTTACGTACTGGGCACTTCAGTGAGAGGCACGGTATACAGGCTCTCCAGCTCGTCCATACAGCCTGGAACAGTCCTACTAGTGGCAGGGAAGGAGGAGGATGTGGCACGGCTAGCCAACGACACTTCCTTGGTCCCCTGA
- a CDS encoding dienelactone hydrolase family protein has product MSSINESEIRIQGESGEVKVYQASPSSPKAGVIVVHEIWGLEDHIRDVARRFAKEGYLAVAPNLYSKEGELLNPKNIESAMSLVWSVPPERRRDPNMVQEILGKANETQRKVVETLVVNRSSLEERMVKDLARIYDHLHREVKKVGSVGFCMGGGLVFQLATEVPIDATAVFYGANPRPVEKVENIKGKVMGLYAGEDLYINSGLPELMSAVVKYKKDFELKLYPGAVHAFFNDTRPTYNEAAARDAWERTLRLFRGALA; this is encoded by the coding sequence ATGAGTTCGATTAACGAATCGGAAATTAGAATTCAGGGCGAAAGTGGAGAGGTAAAGGTGTACCAAGCTTCGCCGAGCTCTCCAAAGGCGGGGGTGATCGTCGTTCACGAAATTTGGGGCCTCGAGGACCACATAAGGGATGTGGCGAGGCGCTTCGCCAAGGAGGGCTACTTAGCCGTGGCCCCCAACCTCTACTCCAAGGAGGGTGAACTGCTCAACCCTAAGAACATAGAGTCGGCCATGAGCCTAGTATGGTCAGTGCCTCCAGAGAGGAGGAGGGACCCTAACATGGTGCAAGAGATCCTGGGAAAGGCAAACGAAACCCAGAGAAAGGTGGTGGAGACGTTGGTAGTGAACAGGTCGTCCTTAGAGGAAAGGATGGTAAAGGACTTGGCTAGGATCTACGACCACCTCCACAGGGAGGTCAAAAAGGTGGGGAGCGTGGGCTTCTGTATGGGAGGAGGACTCGTCTTTCAGTTAGCGACAGAGGTTCCGATAGATGCGACGGCAGTCTTCTACGGTGCCAACCCACGTCCAGTGGAAAAGGTTGAAAACATCAAGGGAAAGGTGATGGGGCTCTACGCTGGAGAGGACCTCTACATAAACTCCGGACTGCCAGAGCTCATGTCGGCGGTGGTGAAGTACAAGAAAGACTTCGAGCTCAAGCTCTATCCAGGGGCTGTGCACGCTTTCTTCAACGACACCCGACCAACTTATAACGAGGCTGCAGCTAGGGACGCCTGGGAGAGGACGTTGAGGCTGTTCAGAGGTGCTCTGGCTTGA
- a CDS encoding APC family permease, giving the protein METATEESHRDAPSPLRRELDFKDIFFLSLGGQAPFLSMLTYVTAVFTFSGSFSPIVMVVATGIVFVNGVVVYKLSTKYSSAGGYYTYAVHSLSKTLGLETGWIYLFYSVLYGAAYVAGSAFIVNFVLGVPTWIAISIPLIPSTIFLVMGVKPSTRYAIVAAAMELAVLVGIAIFALKLANFAFYVPDHPPTSPMLWLAILFGTGVPTGYGSITPVSGEVKNAKRTVGKAALAVILTGGLLMSLDAYGIADVAMRTGSLSSILASKIPIFEVLGRVLGPLTIPLLLFVAINDGVLATLAFMTASSRTMFAMGWDRTLPSFLGKVNGNKPLNAILVTIMVFAAVVVPSAFLLGPYGAFLALGAAAGLGGLTVHLSANFSLLRISTKRIEKRKVEMAVALAAVAVTAVTLGFSLTSTERVLADTFLGWVIGGFLYGETLRMRRKEEIKGEGGEIRRTNVSRNKNLGSKQRL; this is encoded by the coding sequence ATGGAAACCGCGACTGAGGAGTCACATCGAGACGCGCCGAGTCCGCTCAGGAGGGAACTGGATTTCAAGGACATTTTCTTCCTATCCCTAGGCGGACAGGCGCCATTCCTGAGCATGTTAACGTACGTCACGGCCGTGTTCACGTTTAGCGGGAGTTTCTCCCCCATAGTTATGGTTGTTGCGACCGGGATAGTGTTCGTTAACGGAGTAGTTGTCTACAAACTCTCCACGAAGTATTCTTCGGCAGGAGGGTACTACACCTACGCAGTCCACTCGCTCTCCAAGACCCTAGGACTGGAGACGGGATGGATATACCTCTTTTATTCCGTTCTCTATGGTGCAGCCTACGTCGCTGGGTCTGCCTTCATAGTAAACTTCGTTCTGGGGGTACCTACATGGATCGCCATATCGATTCCCCTGATCCCCTCAACGATCTTCCTAGTAATGGGGGTGAAACCGTCTACGAGGTACGCAATAGTGGCAGCAGCCATGGAACTAGCCGTTTTGGTAGGAATAGCTATATTTGCCCTCAAATTGGCAAATTTCGCCTTCTACGTTCCAGACCATCCTCCCACTTCTCCCATGCTGTGGCTGGCCATCTTATTCGGAACTGGAGTTCCCACTGGTTACGGCTCAATAACCCCGGTCTCTGGGGAGGTTAAGAACGCAAAGAGGACCGTGGGCAAGGCGGCCTTGGCTGTAATACTGACGGGTGGGCTACTTATGTCCCTAGACGCATACGGGATAGCGGACGTGGCAATGAGGACGGGCTCACTCTCGTCCATATTGGCCTCCAAGATCCCCATTTTCGAGGTATTGGGGAGGGTCTTGGGGCCTTTAACCATACCACTCCTCCTCTTCGTCGCAATAAACGACGGAGTACTGGCAACTCTGGCCTTCATGACAGCGTCATCAAGGACCATGTTCGCAATGGGTTGGGATAGAACTCTCCCGTCCTTCCTGGGAAAGGTTAATGGAAACAAGCCGCTTAACGCGATCTTAGTGACAATAATGGTGTTCGCCGCCGTAGTAGTGCCCTCCGCCTTTCTACTCGGACCGTACGGAGCTTTCTTAGCTCTAGGTGCAGCGGCGGGTCTAGGAGGTCTCACCGTACACCTCTCCGCTAACTTCAGCCTACTGAGAATAAGTACGAAGAGGATTGAGAAGAGAAAAGTAGAAATGGCGGTAGCGTTGGCAGCGGTCGCGGTGACGGCAGTAACTCTGGGTTTCTCGCTGACGTCAACAGAGAGGGTGCTAGCTGACACCTTCCTCGGGTGGGTGATAGGAGGCTTCCTTTATGGAGAAACTCTAAGGATGAGGAGGAAAGAGGAGATAAAAGGGGAAGGAGGGGAAATCAGGCGTACCAACGTCTCCCGCAATAAGAATTTAGGATCAAAGCAACGTTTATAA
- a CDS encoding DUF4234 domain-containing protein codes for MKKLSPVVPASAWLALVAVQIYVVVFTVRVELSLIQSLAISSTNPATLASEVQAQLLPELLPVLFTSFAIETSVLGVVGFSTYYCLSSLGSVKSLLLSSLKKEDPLAAEAAKAKLDSISLRDPLEMSVVLVGLGLSSQLLSLYSIELGDQYGTIVSLGFLALLIYVLYHVSSSARELYLSSVEFKGSAAEIPERSLAIYVLLSVITAGLFLAYWLYSSVKDVNSLMAS; via the coding sequence GTGAAGAAGCTGAGTCCAGTAGTTCCAGCCTCAGCTTGGCTCGCCCTGGTGGCTGTCCAAATCTACGTCGTAGTGTTTACTGTTCGAGTGGAGCTCTCTCTTATTCAGTCGCTGGCCATTTCCTCCACTAATCCAGCCACACTTGCCAGCGAGGTCCAAGCCCAGCTTTTGCCTGAACTCCTCCCAGTCCTCTTTACCTCGTTCGCGATTGAGACCTCGGTCCTCGGCGTTGTGGGATTCTCCACCTATTACTGTCTCAGTTCGCTAGGCTCGGTGAAGTCGCTCCTCCTTTCTTCATTGAAGAAGGAGGATCCACTGGCCGCGGAGGCCGCTAAGGCCAAGCTAGACTCGATTTCCCTTAGGGATCCGCTTGAGATGTCAGTGGTTCTTGTGGGCCTGGGCCTGTCAAGTCAACTTCTCTCCCTATACTCAATAGAGCTAGGAGACCAGTACGGAACAATTGTGTCTTTGGGTTTCCTCGCCCTCCTCATCTACGTCCTCTATCACGTCAGCTCCTCCGCTAGAGAACTCTACTTGAGCTCGGTGGAGTTCAAGGGTTCTGCAGCCGAAATCCCCGAGAGGAGCTTGGCCATTTACGTCCTTTTGTCCGTAATTACCGCAGGCCTCTTCCTTGCGTACTGGCTCTACTCGTCGGTGAAGGACGTTAATTCCCTGATGGCCTCTTAA
- a CDS encoding long-chain fatty acid--CoA ligase, translating to MVVYLWSWALSYYATMTGSDYVLVGKFDPRKHALLSRKYNVSWRAMVPTML from the coding sequence GTGGTAGTTTACCTGTGGTCCTGGGCTCTCTCCTACTACGCCACAATGACAGGGTCCGACTACGTACTTGTAGGTAAGTTCGATCCGAGAAAGCACGCACTATTGAGCCGAAAGTACAACGTCTCTTGGAGGGCCATGGTTCCCACCATGCTTTAG
- a CDS encoding alpha/beta hydrolase encodes MSSSGRRLVEVWDSAYRALRGGRWSELKELSMKGEELFPYLRWRFTMWRAVAHLEMGEETEAALALWEGAKKGLWWNPEDLARIKGRMSDGKLRALMERLESTSRNFLLKRVPPVAVLRRAGSSVWLMVLHGRDGGIDEEYPRWEAAPANLAFVQSSQPFSYGSYCWDVLQEATAEVLWWWRALKGLGQVVVAGFSQGARLGLSLALKGEMDTEAFIAVSPADNDPIAPKRRMRVIIMVGRNDKRRPRAEEQCSIINEQRGTCWLVLFEGGHHYPSDFEELLRIALDRVLE; translated from the coding sequence GTGTCCTCAAGCGGTAGGAGACTAGTGGAGGTGTGGGACAGTGCTTACCGAGCCCTGAGGGGTGGAAGATGGAGTGAGCTGAAAGAGCTCTCGATGAAGGGGGAGGAACTATTTCCCTACCTCAGGTGGAGGTTTACCATGTGGAGGGCCGTGGCCCATCTCGAAATGGGAGAGGAGACTGAGGCGGCGCTAGCGCTCTGGGAAGGGGCGAAGAAAGGACTTTGGTGGAACCCAGAAGACCTAGCTAGAATTAAGGGGAGGATGAGCGACGGAAAGTTAAGGGCCCTTATGGAAAGGTTGGAGTCTACAAGTAGGAACTTCCTACTCAAGAGAGTCCCTCCCGTGGCAGTACTGAGGAGGGCCGGTTCGAGCGTCTGGTTAATGGTGCTACACGGGAGGGACGGCGGAATAGACGAGGAGTACCCCAGGTGGGAAGCGGCGCCAGCCAACTTGGCCTTCGTTCAGTCCTCCCAACCATTCTCTTACGGAAGCTACTGCTGGGACGTGCTCCAAGAGGCAACAGCGGAAGTGTTGTGGTGGTGGAGGGCGCTTAAGGGACTCGGTCAGGTTGTTGTGGCAGGCTTCTCGCAGGGAGCCAGACTTGGACTTTCGCTGGCCTTGAAAGGGGAAATGGATACTGAAGCTTTCATAGCGGTGTCTCCAGCCGACAACGATCCGATTGCACCTAAGAGAAGGATGAGGGTCATAATAATGGTTGGAAGGAACGACAAGAGAAGGCCCCGAGCTGAAGAACAGTGCAGCATCATAAACGAACAAAGAGGGACCTGTTGGCTAGTTCTGTTCGAGGGAGGACACCACTATCCTTCTGACTTCGAGGAGCTTCTGAGGATTGCACTGGACAGAGTACTAGAGTGA
- a CDS encoding DUF1641 domain-containing protein, with amino-acid sequence MNQKGVLSFLEAFVERWDDVLAVAADWVATSKVPSNALLLYEGLNKAEIDGSTPTLSQILRELNDPAVRRGLMFFLSFLKAIGSAAEHKEGKSPQTGGH; translated from the coding sequence ATGAATCAGAAGGGAGTCCTCTCGTTCCTGGAGGCATTCGTGGAGAGGTGGGATGATGTCTTGGCAGTCGCAGCGGACTGGGTCGCTACGTCCAAGGTCCCCTCAAATGCTCTGCTCCTGTACGAGGGCTTGAACAAGGCTGAGATAGACGGTTCCACTCCCACCCTCAGCCAGATCCTCAGGGAGCTGAACGACCCAGCGGTGAGGAGGGGTCTCATGTTCTTCCTTTCGTTCTTGAAGGCGATAGGGAGTGCAGCGGAGCACAAGGAGGGTAAGAGTCCTCAAACTGGAGGACACTGA
- a CDS encoding helix-turn-helix transcriptional regulator — translation MRLEVALIPLFLFASVTFASSVYVSYSGQFNLVTNSSLVYLPFSNSTAITSNSTFVFRNYTVTFEAPGIHFLTYRGPFPPSNFTLNEPFQANITLILPPGANVEYVSGDLRGFSANSSGIFLKFYGSYVQVLYQVPEAPLNLELFLVPALAASLGATGYLAYLLFGKAPVQNAPYEDLDPRDVSVLDAVEMGADTLSKIMDATGMPRTTAYRRVRKLVKLGYVQEVREGGKVRYIRAKKA, via the coding sequence ATGAGGCTCGAGGTCGCGTTGATACCGCTGTTCCTCTTTGCTTCTGTGACTTTCGCAAGCTCAGTTTACGTGAGCTACTCTGGACAGTTCAACTTGGTCACCAACTCCTCCCTAGTCTACCTACCCTTTTCTAACTCCACAGCCATTACTTCCAACTCCACTTTTGTGTTTAGGAACTACACAGTAACCTTCGAGGCCCCAGGAATTCACTTCCTGACCTATAGGGGTCCTTTCCCGCCATCGAACTTCACCTTGAATGAACCCTTTCAGGCCAACATCACACTTATCCTCCCTCCAGGTGCTAACGTAGAGTACGTGAGCGGCGACCTGAGGGGCTTCTCGGCCAACTCAAGTGGTATCTTCCTCAAGTTCTACGGCTCCTATGTGCAGGTGTTGTACCAGGTGCCTGAAGCGCCCCTAAACCTCGAGCTCTTCTTGGTCCCGGCCCTAGCTGCCAGTCTCGGTGCTACTGGTTATTTGGCCTATCTACTCTTCGGCAAGGCCCCAGTGCAGAACGCTCCCTACGAGGACTTGGATCCACGAGATGTCTCAGTCTTAGACGCTGTTGAGATGGGTGCGGACACCTTATCCAAGATAATGGATGCCACTGGAATGCCTCGGACTACTGCCTACCGGAGGGTCAGGAAGCTTGTGAAGCTGGGGTACGTCCAGGAGGTAAGGGAAGGTGGAAAGGTGAGGTACATCAGAGCCAAGAAAGCTTGA
- a CDS encoding SDR family oxidoreductase codes for MTLFTVRGKVSVVTGSGRGIGRAIALALGREGSKVVVNAKKGVKEVEETERALREVGAEALSILADVGTREGCKSVVERTVATFGTIDVLVNNAGLGIYREFLQLDDQLIDKVLRTSLNSAIYCSQEAAKVMKEGVVINVSSIAGMIPFRGLSVYSIAKEGLIALTKAMARELAPSIRVNAVAPGVVKTKMGDSLITLLGVDEETFARKYTLLGRVVTPEEVAEAVMALIKIPTITGETLVIDSGQLLVGT; via the coding sequence GTGACTCTTTTCACCGTCCGAGGGAAAGTCTCCGTGGTCACGGGCTCTGGCAGGGGAATAGGGAGGGCGATAGCCTTGGCCTTGGGCCGTGAGGGATCCAAGGTGGTGGTCAACGCCAAGAAGGGCGTTAAGGAAGTGGAGGAGACAGAGAGGGCGCTTCGAGAAGTGGGAGCCGAGGCATTATCGATCCTAGCCGACGTCGGGACAAGGGAAGGATGTAAGTCGGTTGTGGAGAGGACAGTCGCGACTTTCGGCACCATCGATGTCCTAGTGAATAACGCAGGCCTAGGCATATATAGGGAGTTCCTTCAGCTCGACGACCAGTTGATAGACAAGGTACTGAGGACTAGCCTGAACTCCGCAATTTACTGTTCTCAAGAGGCTGCGAAGGTAATGAAGGAAGGAGTGGTGATCAACGTTTCCTCAATAGCTGGCATGATACCCTTCAGGGGACTATCGGTGTATAGCATTGCCAAGGAGGGACTCATAGCCCTCACCAAGGCCATGGCGAGGGAACTGGCACCAAGCATCAGGGTGAACGCGGTCGCACCCGGCGTAGTGAAGACGAAGATGGGGGATAGCCTAATCACTTTGCTTGGTGTAGACGAAGAGACGTTCGCTAGGAAGTATACGCTCCTTGGAAGGGTTGTGACGCCGGAAGAGGTAGCCGAGGCCGTGATGGCTTTGATTAAGATACCCACTATTACTGGGGAGACGTTGGTGATAGACAGCGGCCAGCTCCTGGTGGGTACTTGA